Below is a genomic region from Nostoc sp. PCC 7120 = FACHB-418.
CGCTTGTTAGCTTAAAATTACGGTTCAGGACGATAGCTAACTGACGTGCCATCTCTGCATCAGTCGGACTGCGGAGAAAATCAAGGGGATTTGCTACTCCTGACTCTGGAAAACCTGGAGACAGTATTGTTACTTCATAACCACGCTCTGCTGCATACCCTGCCAGCTTGGGCGCTTGTCCTTTGGCTTCTGCTTTTTCTGACTCTTGATGACAATATTTATAATCGTAGATGATTATTGGTAGCCCCTGGTCGATGGCGGAACGTATCAGAGGATTAATTAGAGAGAAGGTTTTACCAGACCCCCCACTTCCAGAAACTAAAATGCCACGCTGCACATCTGGCAAATAAAGCCTGTTTTTATCTTCTGGAATGTTGGTAATGCGTTTGTTGCCAACAACTTGGAATTTAGTACCTCTGGGTGTACCGATATATAAAGCTACTCTGTTATGTCTGCGTTCAGTAATCTGTTTACAGGCCAGCTTACGAGCTGCTGTTTTCTCCCTACCTCCTGCCCATCGCGCCCGTGCTAGTTTGTTTGTTGCTCCTCGCCCTTCCATTGTTTTGGCTAACACCAACGCTCCAACACTTACAAGTAATCCCAAGCCCATCGGGGAGAAGAAGGCATCGTAGAAGTTTTGGGGAATGACATTATGCGCGGGAGGGGCTGTCTTCAGTGTAGATGTTTCAGGCATCGCTACCCCCTACCGAGAATGACTAAATCATTCTCTTGAACTGGAACCCAAGGGACTGGCCCAATAAAGTAGGGAGTGCAGGATTTTCCACCTAAGAAGAAGTTCATGCAGATCCGAAAAAATAGCCCGAAGTTAGCTGTACCCGTGGATTCGTTTACACCCGTAAGCACAACTTTGAAACCTGAACCATAAACCAGTCTGCCTGTAGGTTCTTTACCTCCGTTGACACGTTGCAATATGCCAAAACCACCGTCTACTTGTTGTGAGGAGCCAGAAGCCCAACGCTTACCGTAGAGGTTGCCTTGCTGTCCGGCGACATCTCCCAGTTCCAAATAAGGACACTCTTGACCTACTCCACAAGCAACAACAACAGTTTTATCAGAACGAGTGACTTTACCAGACACAAAGTAATTCTCTCTTGCCCTTGAATCCCCACGCTCCGATTTTCCTAGAACCACAGAGGCTATACCTACTACATCAAGCCCAGAATTAATTGGCTGAGGCATTTTGTCAAAGGGGACTTGATTTAAAAGTGGCACTTGATTAATAAAACTTTGCTGCCAGTTTTGAAATTTACTGATTCTTGTTTCCGTCAATTTGGGGATTGAGGTTAACGCATATTTGCTCAAATCTAATTGACCTAATGAAAGTTTACTTACTTTAGAGTTATAATTTAAGGCTTGTGAAAGTGTCCCACCTGTATAAATTCCGGCTTTTTGCAGTAAGTCCTGAATCGGTTTCATTCTCCTAACATTAATATTTCTTAGGCTAGGAATCGCTTTAACTAAAGACCCTATAGTTTGCCACTTCATCAATCCAAAATCTTCTAATGTCAACTGATTATTTTGGTTGACACTTCTTGAAGCTATTATTTGTAATGTGAATTGACTTTGTGCAAAGGCTTCATCCACATCCCCTAACATAATTACAGAATCAATATTCTGTCCGGCTGACCAAGAACGGGAGAGGTTATAGCCTAATTTACTAGCAATATCTGGAGTTATATTGATATATCCAGGCTCCTGAACTGGATTTAAGCTACTCCAGCTTATTTTCGACCAATCGGGAGATTTTAGTTGATATTTACCTGATGTGTAAGTAACTGTGGGAATCTCTGCCACTGCTGCCCTTGGCAATTCTAACAATGACACAGCAAGTAAAGACGTAGATACTATTGATAAAATAGCTTTCTTCAAAATCATTAGTTTTGCCCCCATTGGATTAATTTATTGAAGAGTTCTTGGGGAATACCTGATAATTTAATAGCCTCGTCTCTCGCTTTACCCCTTCTGAGTAAGCGGATAGTATCTTGTGCTTTACGCCATTCTCCAGACTTAGGTTTAACTACACCGTTACTAACGGCTACCCCTAATCCATAAGCCACAGCATTAGCATCATTTCTTTTTAATGCCGTACCTACTTGTAGAGAATTGGTGGCTGATAGATTTACTTTGCTTTCAGGGGTTCTTTCTACAGGTTTATTAGTAGTTCGCCGTGATAAATTTTGATTAGGATTAATTTTTGCAGCTGTCGAAACTCTTGAGCCTGGGGCGTTAAGAAAGTTATTATTGACTACTTGTTCACCTCCCCTATTCCTCCGCTCCCCTGCCCCTCCGCTCCTACTCCCAGAACTTGGCACTGGTCGAGAACTAATTGCAGTTACAGGTGGTTTTTCTACTAACAGAGTCCTGGGTCTGTCAGAGTCCGGTTTAATAATTAGGGCTGTGTATTCTGGTTTACCTCCAGCCGGTGTTAACTTGAATTGATAGTGTTTTTGACCTTCAGCACTAGCAGTAATTACTGTAATTACTGTACTGCCATCTTGACTAGAAGTTAAAGATGGGAAACTAATCGGTTTTATCTGCCTCAAAAATAAAACTGTAGCTCCTCCAGTTCCGCAATTCTCATCATTTGATACCCCGCGTTGACATAAGCTGCCATTTGAAGTTAGGGCAAAACGTGATGGATCTCCTAGCCAGACTTGTTTGATTGTTTCACCTGTAGGAATGAAGTTAATGGTTAATCCGTAACCACTCCATACTTTTAAATCAATTCCTCTACTATTGCTTCCTTGAGCATCCTGTGAATATACATTTCTGGCTGGTGGTAATGCTGAAGATATGCCAATATTACCACCGATAACTAACGTAGTTGCCAGTAAAACAGCTAAACTTTTCATATCGAAATAGACTGATTTACAAAAACTTGTACTTGCTGTCCTGCTTCAATTACAAAGACTTGTTGTTGCTGCTGTAGCCCTTGTATTTGCCGCTCGTTTGAGTTTTTCATCCTGTCTAAAATTTCATTGATACTACCTTGAGCAAAACCTGCTACTAAATCTTTTTCACCGTTATTTGTAGTGGTAGTGGTCGTACCTAATGAACTAATTGTTGTCTCTGAATTAGCTCGATTTTGAATTTCCGCTACCTTAGATAAACCAGATAGCAAGGATGCCATCAGTGAAGAACCTAAATTATCCCCACCTTTACGCGATTGGGCTTTTAGTAAATTGCCGTTTTTACCTAATACCAAAATAGAATTTGCTGGCAATTGTCTTTCTTGTGTTGTGCCACCACTATTAACCAGTGCAGCTACCGCCGTCATTTGGGCTATTTCTGAATTCGTTGGGTTAACAACAGCGACAATATAAGCACCTTTGGGTAACACTTCTTCTCCATCAAATGCTTTCAAGGGTTGGGAGAGCCTAATTAAAGAAGTCTGCCCTTCCTGCTGATTACTGACACTACTACCTACCCAAGCAATAGGAGTTTCCATCACCCCGGCGGCACGAGTCCCCACTAGTACCCGTTTGCCATCATAATTAATTGGTGGTTGAGAGGAATCTTGATTTGGGTAAGAAGCATTTACTGGTCTAACTCCTGTGCCTCCCTCTACTTGGGCATTTTTTAAATCTGGTTGTTCATAGTTTGATTCACCATTACTAGAGTCGCTAGAGGAGTAATTTCCTACATTTGCTGCTGCTAACCATTCCTGCATCGGGTCTTTGGGGGTGGTTCTCACCAAAGGTAATGGCTGGGAACTGCTAACGTTAGGTCTGACGGTTACAGGTTTCGGCTGAGGCGCGGGGGGTGCAGAGATAGGGGCAGGAGAAAACGACTGTCTAGGTATATAAGCAGCCTGATAGCTTCTACTTGGTCTGGTTACGGGAGCAGGGGGCGGTGGCACTTGGTAAGTTGTTGATTGCCTTGGTATTGGCTGAGTTCTCACAGTAACGGCAGTAGTTGTAGGGATGGTTGTTGGTGATGGAGTAGGTGATACATCCCCATGATCTTTTTTACTAATGGCTTGCAATTCACCTTTTTGGGAAGTGATAGCTATTGCTGTTTTTAGCTCTCCTTTCTCATTTTCTTCGGTGTCTGGTTTCACCTCTGGAGTAGTTTTTGTGTTTTGTTCACTTTGATTATTACTGGATGAATTTAAAGCTCCTGTTAATGTGCCAATCATCGTTGCAAAACTGAGAACTAACAGTAACACTCCACCGGAGATTGTTAGTCCTTTTAATAAAGGATGTCCAGCTACTGGACGAGTAGTAACAACTTCCTCTGGCTCACTTTGTAGTGCATTGACTGTTGATTCTGCTGATTTTGTTGAATCAGCTTTCATCTCTGCGCCATTCATCTGTGCAAATTCTTGGCTACGATTGTCCGTCTTGGGGGTAGCTTCTGAATTTGGATTATCTGCAACCTGACTGGACATAAAGCTACCTTCCTAAGTCTAAATCTTGAATACGGTACACTTCCATTCCCGCTTTTCGCGCATTGTAAGCAGCTAACAGTTGTTCTGAAGGATTATTTGGTAATGGTGGGGTATCAATTGCTCTGACAAAAACAGTCTTATTAAAAGAGATTGCGTTACCTGATTGGTCTTTTCCTTTAAAAACTACCAAGTTAGCTACCATATCTACTCGCCATTTCCCTTCTGATATTTTTTCAGGAGGTGTTAGATAACGTACTAATAAAGCTGACTGTGTATCACCAGTAAATACATCAGATGGTGTCAATCCAGCTATTTCTCTTAAAAAACTAGCGCGAAAATCTTCTGATAATGCAAACCCTGCACCCCAGGTATTTGTAGTTAGTTTTTTATCAGCTATCTGTACACCAGTATCAAGCTTTAGATTTCTTGGGTCTAGATTTTCATCTGATGATTTTGGTAGAGCATTCCAACTCATCAAATTCATCATTGTCCGACCCACAAAATCCATAATTGCTTTGTCAGTACGCTCTTTCTCTCCAATGGGAATTGCTCTGATAGATGTTCCATCTTGCAGTTCAACTAGAGTTGGCTTACTGCTGGCAATTTTACCTAATCTACCTGAATTAGCTATGCTGATTAAAAAAACAAATATTAAAATTATGGTCTGTCCTATTGATAGTAAAGGGGCAAAATTTATTTCCCTTTTATCTAGTAATCTCATCTGAATACCCTCCCTGAGACTAGCCTGCCACTACTAGAGAAACAGGAAAAAGCCGCCATCCCTCCTCCAGAACCAATTGCTAATGCCAGAATTGGAGATAAAATTGCTTGTACTAGCTGTAAGAACAAGGGATTATTATTACTAGCATTCACTATTGCGCTGGCAGCAATTCCACAAACAATGGAGTATGACATTAATACTAAAGTCAGTGATAACCATCCTGAAACCCAAGCATAGATTGGTTTAGCTCCAAAGGGGAAAAGTGACAGTACTAAAAAGATAGGGGCAATGTAAGCATTTAGTAGGAATGCTACTTGAACCACATATTGAAAGGCTGCTTGTAAACCACTAAATATAATCCATGACAAGGCTTGTACCATTGAATTAATAGTCTGCCCAGCTATATCTAATGGATTCCAGCTATTTGAATAGGAAGGTAATCCATATTTTTCTTTATACTCTTGGGCATTTTTTTTGATTTGCTTGATTTTCTCTTCTTTACAAATATCTTGTGGATTTGTTATGTTCCCTTGTTCATCTTTTGCTTCTGTAGGTTTCTGTACACACTCCTGCATTTGTGCTTGGGCTGAAAGTGCAAATGCCTGATCCATATTTGCAGTACGAATAGCATCTCTTAAAGTAATGCCATTTCGCGTAATACTTAATACTTTGTCATTTAAACCAACTGCTACATTACGAAACATTAGAGATGTACTCGCTAGTAATTGTCCATTATTAACTGTCAACATTAAACAGATTAATAATGGATAGACCATCTCGTTTATGACTTCATTACTAAATCCTTCCTGAGTTAACCTAGAATACCAACTTAACGACCAGAAGGAAACAAATACAACTCCACATAAAGCAGATACAGCTACTACTGCTTTGAAAACTTCACTATTTCCACTCGCTAAATCTTGCCAATCTTGATTAAATGAAGATACAACCATGCGAGAGCCGTTAATAGCTCCATCTACTATATCTTCTGCATTGGTATCTCCGGTCACTGCTAGTAAATACAAGAAATTAGTTAAATTATTTAGCATTGTTCTGTTCCCAAAAAGCATCAGCGAAAGCAGCCGTACCTATAATTTGTTTGGCACTTGAATTACTATTAGCTTGTTCTTTTCTTGCTTGCTCATCTAACCTACTGGAAATGTCACTCAAATTGATATTGGCTGCTGATAAGGCTCTAGTCTGTTTTTGTGATTCGCTGTGAATCGATTTAGTAATAATGGTTGTTTGCAAATTCTGTATTGCCATCTTTTTTAAGATGTCTTGAGTAATGACATCATTTTGTACTGCATCAGCATTATTAGATGATGTTCCTAATGCTTCATTACTCATTTCGGCTTCTTGTGCCTGAGTCTTTTGTCCTTCTCTACCTAGAACTGATTGAGAAAGACCATAACTATAAGATTGATGCCAGTTTCTTTGAGCATTTTCGCCTTGAGTTTGAGAGTCAGTTTCAACTAAATCAGTATCCTGCTGTTGAATAATTACCTTAATTTTTTTACCTGCTTTTAGGGGATCTGGTATTCCTAAATCTCCTACCGTAGAACTGATAGCGTCGCTTAAATCACCGTTTAATTCTTTCCACTGCTGGCTAAATTCTTGTTTTTGTTGTTCAATGTATGTCTGTAAACTAACAATAACTTGCTGAAGTTGATCTAAAAAAGAAGACCCTGCATGAGCAGGTAAGGCTGAAAATAAAATAAACAGAACTACTAAACTAGTAAAAACTGCTAAACGGCGGCAGATAAGGTGTAATATCAATTGGCTGGGCAATTTCATATAAATTCTCCAATGAGACTGTAAAAGTTACAGGAGAGCAAGCAGATATTACTTCTGCTTTATTTCCTAACAGTTTTTTACCAGTTACCATTAACGGTTCAGGAGGACGTTTATCAGTTAACTTAGACAATCTTCTAAATAAACTTCCCTCGTATCGTGGCTGTTCTGGTATTAAAGAAGCTGATTTGGAATACATCAAAATGTAATGCTTATCAGCCTGAAAATCTGTATTAATCCCTGGTTGATTCATCTTCGCTTTGAAAGTATCCTGTGCTATCGCTGCATAATAAATATTTCTTAATATTCGATTGTTTTCTACATATTGATTAGCAATATCTAAGGACTGTTGACAAGCCTTCTGCTTTTCAGCAATATACTTTTCATGCTGCTGTTGATTCCATTTCCACATTTCAAATGACAGTCCTGCTCCTACAACTCCTAAAATCGCCAGCAAGACTTTATATTGTGCCAATCCTGTAGCAATTTCCAACTTTTTCATAGAGGCTTACCTTGCTGAATACATTCCACATAGTAGTTAGCAAATTCGGCTACCCATTTGAATTTGTCTGGGTACTTTCTTTTAAATCTGTCACGGGCTGCTTGCTCTTCTCTGCTATTAGCAACTAACGCCAACATTGCATAGGAAGGATAGTAACGGCAGCGTACATACTTGTTGTTGTAATCTAACAACCACAGTGTGTATAACTGTTTAATATTGGGACGAAAACTTTCGTTTTTATCAATAATGTCTTTTGGGATTCCTAAATGCTCGGTAAAGCTTTTAGCTGCCCCAGGAACTATCCGCCCAATTAAGCGGCAGGGCATATTTTGTAAAATCTGCTCCCCTGCTTCTGAATTAGCGATGGAAAGAATATCTTGTGCTGCCAGCATGACTCGACAGCCGCCTTTACGGGCAGTGGCACATTTAC
It encodes:
- a CDS encoding TrbI/VirB10 family protein codes for the protein MSSQVADNPNSEATPKTDNRSQEFAQMNGAEMKADSTKSAESTVNALQSEPEEVVTTRPVAGHPLLKGLTISGGVLLLVLSFATMIGTLTGALNSSSNNQSEQNTKTTPEVKPDTEENEKGELKTAIAITSQKGELQAISKKDHGDVSPTPSPTTIPTTTAVTVRTQPIPRQSTTYQVPPPPAPVTRPSRSYQAAYIPRQSFSPAPISAPPAPQPKPVTVRPNVSSSQPLPLVRTTPKDPMQEWLAAANVGNYSSSDSSNGESNYEQPDLKNAQVEGGTGVRPVNASYPNQDSSQPPINYDGKRVLVGTRAAGVMETPIAWVGSSVSNQQEGQTSLIRLSQPLKAFDGEEVLPKGAYIVAVVNPTNSEIAQMTAVAALVNSGGTTQERQLPANSILVLGKNGNLLKAQSRKGGDNLGSSLMASLLSGLSKVAEIQNRANSETTISSLGTTTTTTNNGEKDLVAGFAQGSINEILDRMKNSNERQIQGLQQQQQVFVIEAGQQVQVFVNQSISI
- a CDS encoding type IV secretion system protein, translating into MLNNLTNFLYLLAVTGDTNAEDIVDGAINGSRMVVSSFNQDWQDLASGNSEVFKAVVAVSALCGVVFVSFWSLSWYSRLTQEGFSNEVINEMVYPLLICLMLTVNNGQLLASTSLMFRNVAVGLNDKVLSITRNGITLRDAIRTANMDQAFALSAQAQMQECVQKPTEAKDEQGNITNPQDICKEEKIKQIKKNAQEYKEKYGLPSYSNSWNPLDIAGQTINSMVQALSWIIFSGLQAAFQYVVQVAFLLNAYIAPIFLVLSLFPFGAKPIYAWVSGWLSLTLVLMSYSIVCGIAASAIVNASNNNPLFLQLVQAILSPILALAIGSGGGMAAFSCFSSSGRLVSGRVFR